GTAGGCGTCCCGGCCGATGAAGGGGTGGCGCTCGCCCTCGGCGTGCAGGCCCCAGTTCTCGTAGTCGCCGTCGGTGCGCTTGTAGTGGACGATCGCGTAGTCGCGGGAGGAGGCGGTGGGGGGCTCGGGAGCGGGCGGGGTGCCGGTGGTGGAGGCCGCTGTGGCGCTCGCCGTACGGCCCGCCGAGTCGATCACAACCGCCTTGTAGCGCAAGGCAGTTCCGGGCTGTACGTCCTTGCCGATGGTCTGGGTGACCTTGTACGGGGCGTGGTCGGCGGAGCCGAGGGTCTGCCACTTGCCGTTGCCGGTCTGCGCGGCGAAGACGACGCGGTTGAGCTGTCCGCCGTCGGCTTCGGCGATGACGGCCACTGTGCCGGTGGCGCCGGTGGCCGGGGCGTCGAGGGTGATGACCGGCTTCGAAGCGGGCTTGGCCAGGGGGCCTGCTGCCTTGAGGACGACGGCGGATCCGGCCGGGACGGTGACGGTGAGCTTCTTGTCGGCGCGGGAAGTAACGTGCGCGTCACTGCCGTAGATCCCGTGGAAGGCCATGCCCGCCGAACCGGTCGCGAAGGTCGCCGACTTGGCGTCGGCGGCGTTGTTGAAGGCGACGACGTACTCGATACCTGCCCGAGTGCGCGAAAAGGCATAGATTCCGGGCCCCTCGGCCGCGTACCGCTCGGTCTGGACGCCGTCCGTGAGGGCCGGGTTGGCCTTGCGGAGCTTGGCGAGAGCACTGATCTGCTGGTAGAGCGGTGCTCTCGTGTCGTAGGCGTCGCTCGCGTGGGTGCGGTCGGTGCCGAGCTGGTCGTCGTCGAGGTAGTCGGCGGTGGTGGACGCGAACATCGACTGGCGGGCGTCCTTGTCGCCGCCGGAGCCGGTGAAGCCCTGTTCGTCGCCGTAGTAGACCACCGGGTTGCCACGGCTGAGGAACATCAGCTCGTTGGCGAGCCTGTCCTTGGCGAGCAGTTCGGCGTCGGTGGCCTTCGGGTTGTCCTGGTTCAGGAAGTACCCGATGCGGCCCATGTCGTGGTTGCCGAGGAAGGTGACCTGCTCGTACGCGTTGGCCTTGTCGGTCGTGTACTTGTAGTCGTCGCCGAAGACGGAGGCCAGCTTCTGCGCGCTGCCGCCCTGGGAGACGTACTGTCGGGCCGCCTCCTGGAAGGGGAAGTCGAGCGTGGAGTCGAGGCGGCCCTGGGTGACGTACGGCGAAGTGATGTCGGTGTCGGCCGAGTAGACCTCGCCGAACATGAAGAAGTCGTCGCGGCCCTGCTTCTTCGCATACGCGTCGAGGGCTGTGGCCCACTGGGTCCAGAACTCCGTGTTGACGTGCTTCACGGTGTCGATGCGGAAGCCGTCGATGTCGAAGTCCCTGACCCACCGCTGGTAGATCTTCTCCATGCCGCGCACGACCTCGGGACGCTCGGTCCACAGGTCGTCGAGGCCGCCGAAGTCGCCATACGTGGAACTCTCGCCGGCGAAGGTGGAGTCGCCGCGGTTGTGGTACATCGTCGGGTCGTTGAGCCACGACGGGACCTTGGTGTTCTTCGTGGCCTTGGGGGTGCGGGGGAAGGAGTTCTCGCCCACGGCCGGGAAGTCCTTGGTGCCGTCCGCGTAGTCCGCGTCGTCGAAGGGTTCGCCGTCCTTCGTCAGGTACGGGAAGGCGCCCTTGGAGAGGTAGTCGTAGGACTTCTCCTCGTAGTCGACGACGTCCGCCGTGTGGTTGGTGATGACGTCGAAGAAGACCTTCATGCCCTTGGCGTGGGCCTTGGAGATGAGGGTTTCCAGGTCCTTGTTGGTGCCGAAGTGCGGGTCGACCTGGGTGAAGTCGGTGATCCAGTAACCGTGGTAGCCGGCCGAGGCGTTGGTGCCGGTGCCCTGCACGGGCCGGTTCTTGAAGATCGGGGCCATCCAGACGGAGGTGGTGCCCAGGCCCTTGATGTAGTCGAGCTTCTTCGTCAGGCCCTTGAGGTCGCCGCCCTGGTAGAAGCCCTTGTTGGTGGGGTCGTGGCCGGTGGAGAGCCTCGAACCGGTCAGCCCGCCCTTGTCGTTGCCGGTGTCGCCGTTGGCGAAGCGGTCCGGCAGGACGAAGTAGAACTGCTCGCGGGTGAGGTCGTGGCGGGCCGCGGCTTTCGCCAGCGCCGCGTCCGACGGCGGCGGAGGCGGGGTGTCGGCGCGGGCGGCGAGGGGCTGGACGAGCGCTGCGGCCAGCGCGGCAACGGTGACCGCGGCGACCCGTCGGGTGTGCTTGGTGCGGCGCCTCGACGGCACCGGCCATCTCGGTATCAAGATGTGGACTCCTTGCGGCGTTACGGCTCTTCGGGTCCGACCCCGCGCGACCGTATCGCCGCCGAAATGATTTCAGCAAGAGTCCTGAAACGACCGGAAAGAACTTTCAGCAGGGGGAGTTGGTCTGCATCAGCAACCCCAGCCGCCAGGGCAGGGTGCTGTACGGACCGCTCGCCGCGGGGTCCATGCCCTGGTAGAGGAACTGCAGGCGGCACGGGTTGATGGTGAGGGTCTGGTTGTTGGAGTGGCGGACCATCTCGCCGTGACTGATGTCCCGGGTCCAGGGGGTGCCGCTGAAGGCGACATTGCTCGACCGCGCGAACGGGTTGGACTCGGTGTCGGCCAGCGGGGTCCAGCTGCCGTTGATGCTGCTCGACGTCCAGGACCGGAAGTACCGCTTGCCGCCGCTGCCGATCGCCTCGTTGAGCAGCAGGTAGGTGTTGGAGTCCTTGAGCTTGTAGACGTTGGCCGCCTCCCAGAGGCGGTACCTGTTGGAGTCCTGGAGCGCGATGACGGTGTTGGTGAAGCCGTTCGGGAAGTTGGCCACCGTGGTCTCCGACCGATAGAGGTGCCCGTTGTCGGCGGAGGAGAACAGGTAGCACTTGGAGCTGTCGCAGACGTTCCAGAAGTCGACCCAGTGGCCGCTGCCGATGTTGTCCCGGATGATCTGCGGCATGCCGTTCGCGTACATCTTCTTCGGGGCGGTCCACGACCTGGGGTTGGCGATGTCCGAGGTGGTCGAGTACGCCGCGTTGTCCCCGGTCTGGTAGATCAGGTACCACAGCTTGCGCGGCTCGAAGTAGAACACCTGCGGCGCCGCCTTGTACCCGGCACCGATCGCGGTCCGGTCCAGGTAGTGATGCTGCGCGGAGCCGGCCGTCTGCCAACTGGTGAAGTTCAGGTACACCATGCTGTAG
This genomic window from Streptomyces sp. DG2A-72 contains:
- a CDS encoding non-reducing end alpha-L-arabinofuranosidase family hydrolase, which codes for MRPVGCHLRERRLARSVCELPRPVRQVLRRWSPNGTTWNENWDDGSGYDGFTFASAVHDALTKGNTSGYVYWYGASVGAMRGPIQMDGADYRVSKRLWAIAGYSRFIRPGAARIGAATPDANLRFSAFGNTDGSVTVVALNAASSAQQVSYRLRNTGISSGTATPYLTNGSNSIGVAMRVTRMLGVLAAGLALLLGVMASPSSAAALPGSFQWNSSGVLISPKSDASHQLSAIKDPSVVYHNGRWHVFATTTTTNGSYSMVYLNFTSWQTAGSAQHHYLDRTAIGAGYKAAPQVFYFEPRKLWYLIYQTGDNAAYSTTSDIANPRSWTAPKKMYANGMPQIIRDNIGSGHWVDFWNVCDSSKCYLFSSADNGHLYRSETTVANFPNGFTNTVIALQDSNRYRLWEAANVYKLKDSNTYLLLNEAIGSGGKRYFRSWTSSSINGSWTPLADTESNPFARSSNVAFSGTPWTRDISHGEMVRHSNNQTLTINPCRLQFLYQGMDPAASGPYSTLPWRLGLLMQTNSPC